A genomic window from Mesosutterella faecium includes:
- a CDS encoding LexA family protein, which produces MAESAGRPRRLTPKQFGILKFIRDYVSENGSAPTRAEIAGRFGFSSSNAAEQHLRALARKGLIRLVPGKARGILLLEPALRFRASDAALPVDLFGTASGEAGATAWVKISPDVFSPRADGLYSAPDESMKRSGIRQGDWVAIRRTTQWPPEGRIALVRFGGKAMLRRVRKDGGRMLFEADAPGLDELECPETARRHLIGEAVGLIRRNLS; this is translated from the coding sequence ATGGCGGAAAGCGCCGGCCGGCCGCGCAGGCTTACGCCGAAACAGTTCGGCATTTTGAAATTCATCCGCGACTACGTCTCGGAAAACGGCTCCGCCCCCACCCGGGCGGAAATCGCGGGCAGATTCGGCTTTTCGTCGTCCAACGCGGCGGAGCAGCATCTGCGCGCGCTCGCCCGCAAGGGGCTGATCAGGCTGGTGCCCGGAAAAGCGAGAGGCATTCTGCTGCTGGAGCCCGCGCTGCGATTCCGCGCTTCCGACGCGGCGCTTCCGGTCGATCTCTTTGGAACGGCCTCCGGAGAGGCAGGGGCAACGGCCTGGGTGAAAATCTCCCCGGATGTTTTCTCTCCCCGCGCCGACGGGCTTTACAGCGCTCCGGACGAATCCATGAAAAGGTCTGGAATCCGGCAGGGCGACTGGGTCGCCATCCGCCGCACGACGCAGTGGCCGCCGGAGGGCAGGATCGCGCTGGTGCGCTTCGGCGGGAAGGCAATGCTGCGGCGCGTCAGAAAAGACGGCGGCCGGATGCTCTTTGAGGCAGATGCTCCCGGGCTCGATGAACTGGAATGTCCGGAGACCGCGCGCCGGCATCTGATCGGGGAGGCTGTGGGACTGATCAGAAGAAACCTGAGCTGA
- a CDS encoding bile acid:sodium symporter family protein, with translation MQTLARISLFFNKTFALWVVLVGALAYFFPSTFKPLGGYIAYLLGIVMFGMGLTLTTSDFREVVRQPRDVLIGIVSQFVVMPVIAYVLCVVMHLPPEIAVGVILVGCCPGGTSSNVMTFLARGDLPLSVTITACTTLLAPVVTPFLIWLFAKQWIQIDPYAMFLSIVKIVLIPIALGVLLHSLFGEKVENVAAVMPLVSVTAIALIVAAVVAATANKLLAVGPLVFLVVVLHNGFGYLFGYIVAKLTGMSLAKRKCLSIEVGMQNSGLGVALATTHFAAMPMAAVPSAVFSFWHNISGPIVATLYHSWHEAGEKETFIDKIEKKTSR, from the coding sequence ATGCAGACGCTTGCTCGTATCAGTCTGTTTTTTAATAAGACCTTCGCGCTCTGGGTTGTGCTCGTCGGCGCGCTGGCCTATTTTTTCCCCTCAACTTTCAAGCCCCTTGGCGGCTATATCGCGTACCTGCTCGGCATCGTGATGTTCGGCATGGGCCTTACCCTCACGACCTCTGATTTCCGCGAAGTGGTCAGGCAGCCCCGCGATGTTCTGATCGGCATTGTCTCCCAGTTCGTCGTGATGCCGGTCATCGCCTATGTCCTCTGCGTCGTCATGCACCTTCCGCCTGAAATCGCCGTCGGCGTGATTCTGGTTGGCTGCTGCCCTGGCGGCACGTCTTCGAACGTGATGACCTTCCTCGCCCGCGGCGACCTTCCGCTGTCCGTCACCATTACCGCCTGCACCACGCTGCTCGCTCCGGTGGTCACGCCGTTCCTCATCTGGCTGTTTGCCAAGCAGTGGATCCAGATCGACCCGTACGCGATGTTCCTTTCGATCGTCAAGATCGTGCTCATCCCGATCGCCCTCGGCGTTCTGCTGCACTCTCTCTTCGGTGAGAAAGTTGAGAACGTGGCCGCGGTGATGCCCCTCGTCTCAGTGACCGCCATCGCCCTCATTGTGGCTGCGGTCGTGGCCGCCACCGCGAACAAGCTGCTCGCCGTCGGACCGCTCGTCTTCCTCGTCGTGGTTCTGCACAACGGCTTCGGCTATCTGTTCGGCTACATTGTGGCAAAGCTCACGGGAATGTCGCTTGCCAAGCGCAAGTGCCTGTCCATCGAAGTGGGCATGCAGAACTCGGGTCTGGGCGTCGCGCTTGCCACCACGCACTTCGCTGCAATGCCGATGGCTGCCGTTCCGTCCGCCGTGTTCTCCTTCTGGCACAACATTTCCGGCCCGATCGTCGCGACCCTGTACCACTCCTGGCATGAGGCTGGAGAGAAGGAAACCTTCATCGACAAGATTGAAAAGAAGACCAGCCGCTGA
- a CDS encoding IS1634 family transposase yields MDSSENASGKMNFSTYTDKQGRTYVYTYRNKWDPKKHQSRIAERHHVGRLDPQTRQVRVGKAFLALHPEYAGRDWYWAGNSLVSAQDVGEAEPQEPASDEGWEQNETVSMGCTWAAREYCILHGIRDDLKSVFGADLAEKLMDLAIFQFDAGQAMMLYSDWLSGVYLPGARPLSSQRISEVLEQVDRDKLKAYFKLRFKRSAEEARQRSALIKASLKPGSYVPPQMLALDSTSISTYSETIRDAAYGHAKQNPELRQVNLAFVCDYVTGEAVFAHIYEGSINDAASFREILFQMRDEGIELDKMLLVTDRGYSSIMNTQKSLEMNLRFVQGVRVVEDSVKRKFDKHRKDFEKPACQSGLLEVAAVTAPDAEWRSNRQDVKVALHLYRNNIRAAKESFDLLKAIEKALKKKNEGRSVDSQAWQDVKNFLTCTKDDSGRPVWKPDYEAIEKETRYYGCFVIRTNEIADPFAALEIYRERNVVEQSFDQFKNEIHGDRIRSTDSTYIGRLFIYILAQTLRTRMSFSARAQTQSNSDLKLPGNSLTLALAKLRNVQATKLKTHNKWVSQQLAKKHRDLFTMLGLPVPPRVLKD; encoded by the coding sequence ATGGATTCTTCTGAAAACGCCTCCGGCAAAATGAACTTTTCCACTTACACGGACAAACAGGGAAGGACCTATGTCTACACCTACCGCAACAAGTGGGATCCAAAGAAGCATCAGTCGCGCATTGCGGAGCGGCATCATGTCGGCAGGCTGGATCCGCAGACCCGCCAGGTCCGTGTGGGAAAAGCCTTTCTTGCCCTTCATCCGGAATACGCCGGCAGGGACTGGTACTGGGCTGGAAACTCACTGGTCAGCGCACAGGACGTCGGAGAAGCGGAGCCGCAGGAACCGGCTTCCGATGAAGGCTGGGAGCAGAACGAGACCGTTTCCATGGGCTGCACCTGGGCGGCCCGGGAATACTGCATTCTCCACGGCATCAGGGATGACCTGAAGTCCGTGTTTGGCGCGGATCTTGCTGAAAAGCTCATGGATCTGGCCATCTTCCAGTTTGACGCCGGCCAGGCCATGATGCTCTACAGCGACTGGCTCTCAGGGGTTTATCTGCCGGGGGCCCGGCCTTTGTCCAGCCAGAGAATTTCCGAAGTTCTGGAACAGGTGGACCGCGACAAGCTCAAGGCCTATTTCAAGCTCCGCTTCAAACGCTCTGCCGAGGAAGCCCGGCAGCGCAGCGCCCTGATCAAAGCCTCGCTCAAGCCCGGCAGCTATGTCCCGCCGCAAATGCTGGCGCTGGACAGCACGAGCATCTCCACCTACTCCGAGACGATCAGAGACGCCGCCTACGGTCATGCCAAACAGAACCCGGAACTCAGACAGGTCAACCTCGCCTTCGTCTGCGACTACGTCACCGGAGAGGCAGTCTTCGCCCACATTTACGAGGGGTCCATCAATGACGCGGCCTCTTTCCGTGAAATCCTTTTCCAGATGCGGGACGAAGGCATTGAACTGGACAAGATGCTCCTTGTCACGGACCGCGGCTACAGCAGCATCATGAACACCCAGAAATCCCTGGAGATGAACCTGCGGTTCGTCCAGGGCGTGCGGGTCGTCGAGGACTCGGTCAAACGAAAGTTCGACAAACACAGGAAGGATTTTGAAAAACCTGCCTGCCAGTCAGGCCTGCTGGAGGTTGCCGCCGTCACCGCGCCTGACGCCGAATGGCGCTCCAACCGCCAGGACGTCAAGGTTGCCCTCCATCTCTACAGAAACAACATCCGGGCAGCAAAGGAATCTTTTGACCTGCTCAAGGCCATCGAGAAAGCCTTGAAAAAGAAGAATGAAGGGCGTTCTGTCGACAGCCAGGCCTGGCAGGACGTTAAAAATTTTCTGACCTGCACAAAGGATGACTCAGGACGTCCGGTATGGAAGCCTGACTACGAAGCAATCGAAAAGGAAACGCGCTATTACGGCTGCTTTGTCATCCGCACCAATGAGATTGCGGATCCTTTCGCCGCTTTGGAAATTTATCGGGAAAGGAATGTGGTCGAGCAGTCCTTTGACCAGTTTAAAAACGAAATCCACGGCGACAGGATCCGCTCGACGGACAGCACCTACATCGGCCGGCTGTTCATTTACATCCTCGCGCAGACCCTCAGGACCAGGATGTCCTTCAGTGCGAGGGCTCAGACTCAAAGCAATTCTGATCTGAAGCTCCCGGGCAATTCCCTGACCCTCGCACTGGCCAAACTCAGGAACGTCCAGGCCACGAAGTTGAAGACTCACAACAAATGGGTCAGCCAGCAGTTAGCAAAAAAGCATCGTGATTTGTTCACGATGCTTGGTCTGCCCGTTCCTCCCAGGGTTCTTAAAGACTAG
- the glp gene encoding gephyrin-like molybdotransferase Glp produces the protein MNPTFNRRPVSYQEARSSIQSFVRPVRETEELPIEKALSRVLSEDIVSPVNVPEANNSAMDGYAMKFSDLAADGSGTLRLAGESFAGHPFTGRIEPGECIRIMTGAEVPDCCDTVIQQELASVEGSLVSFAAGVGRGGNVRLRGEELRRGCPAIPAGTRLTPAWIGLTATLGLRTVRVYSRPRVAILSTGDELTDPGQPLGKGRIYDANSFSIAALAQRAGAEIAMRKIVRDDPKELLQALEEALEADVILTSGGVSVGAADFTRFVAAQKGEIFNWEVPMRPGRPMAVGVVAGKLLFCLPGNPVAAAVTFLEFARGAIRKTGGELGDVDPPCLTATAEGRFKKRPGRYEMQRGIFRIDEKGRAVVKSTGMQSSAMLTSMCRGNCIVWLDKDRGAVEPGEQVLVQPFFGLLDS, from the coding sequence ATGAATCCCACTTTCAACCGCAGGCCCGTCTCCTACCAGGAGGCGCGTTCCTCCATCCAGTCTTTTGTCCGTCCCGTGCGCGAGACGGAAGAGCTCCCCATTGAAAAAGCCCTCTCAAGGGTTCTGAGCGAAGACATCGTGAGTCCCGTCAATGTGCCCGAGGCGAACAACTCCGCCATGGACGGCTACGCCATGAAGTTTTCGGATCTCGCCGCCGACGGCAGCGGCACGCTCAGGCTCGCCGGCGAGTCTTTCGCGGGGCACCCCTTCACCGGCCGGATTGAGCCGGGCGAGTGCATCCGGATCATGACGGGCGCTGAAGTTCCCGACTGCTGCGACACCGTGATCCAGCAGGAGCTGGCCAGCGTCGAAGGCAGCCTCGTTTCCTTTGCGGCGGGCGTCGGCCGTGGCGGGAACGTGCGCCTGCGCGGAGAGGAGCTCCGCCGGGGCTGCCCGGCGATTCCGGCCGGCACCCGGCTCACGCCGGCCTGGATCGGCCTGACGGCCACGCTGGGTCTGCGGACGGTCCGCGTTTACAGCCGCCCCCGGGTCGCCATCCTCTCAACCGGCGACGAGCTCACCGATCCCGGGCAGCCGCTTGGGAAAGGGCGCATTTACGATGCAAACTCCTTCTCCATCGCGGCGCTTGCGCAGCGGGCCGGCGCAGAGATCGCCATGAGGAAAATCGTCAGGGATGATCCGAAGGAGCTGCTGCAGGCGCTCGAGGAAGCACTTGAAGCCGATGTCATTCTCACCAGCGGCGGCGTTTCCGTCGGCGCAGCGGACTTCACCCGTTTTGTCGCCGCGCAGAAGGGAGAGATTTTCAACTGGGAAGTCCCCATGCGTCCCGGCCGCCCCATGGCCGTCGGCGTCGTGGCGGGCAAGCTCCTGTTCTGCCTGCCCGGCAACCCGGTGGCCGCAGCCGTGACCTTCCTTGAATTCGCCCGGGGAGCCATAAGGAAAACAGGCGGCGAGCTGGGCGACGTGGACCCGCCCTGCCTCACGGCGACCGCGGAGGGCCGCTTCAAGAAGCGCCCGGGGCGCTACGAAATGCAGCGCGGGATCTTCCGGATTGATGAAAAAGGCCGCGCTGTGGTGAAAAGCACGGGCATGCAGTCCTCGGCCATGCTCACCTCCATGTGCAGGGGGAACTGCATCGTCTGGCTCGACAAGGACAGAGGCGCGGTCGAACCCGGCGAGCAGGTTCTGGTTCAGCCCTTCTTCGGCCTGCTTGACAGCTGA
- a CDS encoding IS1634 family transposase, protein MSKHVAIVTTQGRKYVRVVESYRNADGKPRSRLLENHGNLDVLEQEDPDYLKNLRARVAAENEAVRKARLEELDNSAQTRIRKLEQSQKGADYSCAARLKLGAAVIRQVWKDDLNLPQVFRYLQSKRKIEYSYDKAAFLLCSQRIVSPGSKKKAFEERGSSIVPFDGIADNNVVYRVLDRLAEDKEAIVKHLNREISSRLNRTVSAAFYDVTTYAFESRKEGELRQFGLSKDHKVNEVQVVLGLVMDAFGIPIDYELFPGSTSEFGTMLPMIRRIKTAYDLQTLIVVADRGLNSNENLLGLKDIGCDFVLAQKVKNSTKELRKQILDDGNWDETVMDGDEIVCRYKTMDLSKTVFVTKISKTTGRKYQSSKKVDSLDVRWIVSHSQSRANKDNSDIDRAVEKAKKALRSRGSLTSSRGYRSLIKVPKGEGEPSLDMKKIEEARRWAGYYAVCTNLKTKSSQDIMKIYRNLWRIEDCFWVSKTTLEARPCFVWTDSHVRGHFASCFISLVIEKYMQHVLKQKIRDITCDEINAALRGAEVALDDGNPQMPLYLRLYPKEGRFDSILRAFSLEPPCHYETAQSLCKKLRLKDIARPKSCTTRDEK, encoded by the coding sequence ATGTCCAAACACGTTGCCATCGTCACGACCCAGGGGCGCAAGTACGTCCGCGTTGTCGAGAGCTACCGCAATGCGGACGGCAAGCCCCGGTCGCGGCTCTTGGAGAATCACGGCAACCTCGACGTCCTTGAGCAAGAAGATCCCGACTATCTCAAGAACCTGCGTGCCCGCGTGGCAGCCGAGAACGAGGCGGTCAGGAAGGCCAGGCTGGAGGAGCTAGACAACTCGGCCCAGACAAGAATCCGCAAGCTCGAGCAGTCCCAAAAAGGCGCTGACTATTCGTGCGCCGCAAGGCTGAAGCTCGGCGCTGCCGTCATTCGGCAGGTATGGAAGGACGATCTGAATCTGCCGCAGGTGTTCCGCTATCTGCAGAGCAAGCGCAAAATCGAGTATTCGTACGACAAGGCAGCGTTCCTGCTGTGCTCGCAAAGGATCGTCAGTCCGGGCAGCAAGAAAAAAGCCTTCGAGGAGCGCGGCTCAAGCATCGTGCCGTTCGACGGCATCGCAGACAACAATGTCGTGTACCGGGTGCTCGACCGGCTTGCGGAGGACAAGGAAGCGATTGTCAAACACCTTAACCGCGAGATCAGCAGCAGGCTGAACCGCACGGTCTCAGCCGCCTTTTATGACGTGACGACATATGCCTTTGAGAGCCGGAAAGAAGGCGAGCTGCGCCAGTTCGGGCTGAGCAAGGACCACAAGGTCAACGAGGTCCAGGTAGTTCTCGGACTCGTGATGGATGCGTTCGGCATCCCCATTGATTACGAGCTTTTCCCCGGCAGCACCTCAGAGTTCGGCACGATGCTCCCCATGATCAGGCGGATCAAAACGGCTTATGACCTGCAGACGCTCATTGTCGTTGCCGACAGGGGGCTCAATTCAAACGAGAACCTGCTCGGGCTCAAGGACATCGGCTGCGACTTTGTCCTCGCGCAGAAGGTTAAGAACAGCACGAAGGAGCTGCGCAAACAGATCCTTGACGACGGAAATTGGGATGAGACCGTCATGGACGGCGACGAGATTGTCTGCCGCTACAAGACAATGGATCTGTCAAAGACGGTTTTCGTAACCAAAATCAGCAAAACCACAGGGCGCAAGTATCAGTCGTCGAAGAAAGTGGATTCTCTGGATGTCCGCTGGATCGTCTCGCATTCGCAGTCCCGGGCCAACAAGGACAATAGCGACATCGACCGTGCCGTTGAGAAGGCGAAAAAAGCCCTGCGCAGCAGGGGATCGCTGACCTCCAGCCGCGGATACAGGTCTTTGATCAAGGTGCCGAAAGGCGAAGGCGAGCCGTCACTGGATATGAAGAAAATCGAAGAGGCGAGGCGGTGGGCCGGCTATTACGCCGTCTGCACGAATCTGAAGACGAAGTCCTCTCAGGACATCATGAAGATTTACCGCAATCTCTGGCGCATCGAGGATTGCTTCTGGGTAAGCAAGACCACGCTCGAAGCCCGCCCCTGCTTTGTCTGGACAGACAGTCATGTCAGAGGACATTTTGCGAGTTGCTTCATCAGCCTCGTGATCGAAAAGTACATGCAGCATGTCCTCAAACAGAAGATCAGGGACATCACCTGTGACGAAATCAACGCGGCGCTGCGCGGTGCCGAAGTTGCCCTCGATGACGGCAATCCCCAAATGCCCCTGTACCTGAGGCTTTATCCAAAGGAGGGCCGCTTTGACTCGATCCTCAGGGCATTCAGCCTGGAGCCGCCCTGCCACTATGAGACGGCACAGTCACTATGCAAGAAGCTGCGGCTCAAAGACATTGCCCGACCGAAAAGTTGTACTACCAGAGATGAAAAATAA
- a CDS encoding metallophosphoesterase family protein, producing the protein MSSHGHRRHDAGRRGPLKRKAQLPEIFFCGDPHGEFDQINTAAREYKPDAMIILGDLQPPDELDRVLEEALAFTDVWWIPGNHDSDTDAYYDRLWKGPLASHNLHGRVGNVAGLRVAGLGGVFRGQIWMPDGEPNYSSVGSFLRRIGRNNTWRGGLPRRHRTTIFPSVYENLSRQHADILVTHEAPSCHRKGFAAIDRLAQDLHVRWLFHGHQHESIAYGKCGGIWTRAVGLRGIVNLRGEEVVESQLDPKDAAAMAARGELVLGSSGGDATLVVIDEKCCSAKAQTLKGKIVAQPWRTSDQLSSRPKKG; encoded by the coding sequence ATGAGCTCTCATGGTCACCGGCGCCACGATGCGGGCCGCCGCGGCCCCCTCAAGAGGAAGGCGCAGCTCCCTGAGATTTTTTTCTGCGGCGATCCCCACGGCGAGTTTGATCAGATCAACACCGCCGCGCGGGAATACAAGCCCGATGCGATGATCATTCTGGGGGATCTCCAGCCGCCCGACGAGCTCGACCGGGTGCTGGAGGAGGCGCTTGCCTTCACCGACGTCTGGTGGATTCCCGGCAACCACGACTCCGATACGGACGCCTATTACGACCGCCTCTGGAAGGGGCCTCTGGCCAGCCATAACCTTCACGGACGCGTCGGCAATGTGGCCGGGCTGAGGGTGGCCGGCCTGGGAGGCGTATTCCGCGGACAGATCTGGATGCCCGACGGCGAGCCGAACTACAGCTCCGTCGGCAGCTTTCTGCGGCGCATCGGCCGCAACAACACCTGGCGCGGAGGGCTGCCCAGGCGGCACCGCACCACCATTTTCCCTTCGGTTTACGAAAACCTGTCGCGCCAGCATGCCGACATACTGGTCACGCATGAAGCCCCCTCGTGCCACAGGAAGGGTTTTGCCGCCATTGACCGGCTGGCCCAGGACCTGCACGTGCGCTGGCTTTTCCACGGCCACCAGCATGAAAGCATCGCCTATGGGAAATGCGGCGGCATATGGACCAGAGCGGTGGGCCTGCGCGGCATCGTGAATTTAAGGGGCGAGGAAGTCGTCGAGTCGCAGCTTGATCCCAAGGACGCGGCTGCGATGGCCGCCCGCGGAGAGCTGGTTCTCGGCAGCTCCGGGGGAGACGCCACGCTCGTCGTGATCGATGAGAAGTGCTGCTCCGCCAAGGCCCAGACGCTTAAGGGAAAGATAGTGGCTCAGCCCTGGCGGACTTCCGATCAGCTGTCAAGCAGGCCGAAGAAGGGCTGA
- the lolA gene encoding outer membrane lipoprotein chaperone LolA, producing the protein MSFAKWCLAAAAAAAFSAAPSWASGIEQLSEFLKSTQSASGSFVQENSGRNGSAKKNFSGTFVFKRPGKFVWSYDKPYKQDIYSNGRQVSVWDPDLRQVTVRSVVGAMPASPAAILFGNNDFRRDFTVKELAAEDGAEWIEAVPKNKDSSFRDFRIGFRAAMPVAMVMHDSFGQTLSLKFSGWKKNPAVAPARFEFKPPRGTEILKE; encoded by the coding sequence ATGAGTTTCGCTAAATGGTGCCTTGCCGCGGCTGCGGCGGCCGCCTTTTCAGCCGCGCCGTCCTGGGCCTCCGGCATTGAGCAGCTTTCTGAGTTCCTTAAAAGCACTCAGTCGGCCTCGGGCAGCTTCGTGCAGGAAAATTCCGGCCGAAACGGTTCGGCGAAAAAAAACTTTTCGGGAACTTTTGTTTTCAAGCGCCCTGGAAAATTTGTGTGGTCCTACGACAAGCCCTATAAGCAGGACATTTACTCCAACGGACGCCAGGTCTCCGTATGGGACCCGGACCTCAGGCAGGTGACGGTGCGCTCGGTTGTGGGGGCGATGCCCGCGAGTCCGGCCGCCATTTTGTTCGGGAACAATGACTTCAGGCGGGATTTTACGGTGAAGGAGCTGGCCGCTGAAGACGGCGCCGAGTGGATCGAGGCCGTTCCCAAAAACAAGGATTCGTCCTTCAGGGATTTCAGAATCGGGTTCCGGGCAGCGATGCCTGTCGCGATGGTGATGCACGACAGCTTCGGCCAGACGCTCAGCCTGAAGTTTTCCGGCTGGAAGAAGAATCCCGCCGTCGCCCCGGCGCGCTTTGAGTTCAAGCCTCCCCGCGGGACTGAGATCCTGAAAGAATGA